From a region of the Colias croceus chromosome 14, ilColCroc2.1 genome:
- the LOC123697570 gene encoding uncharacterized protein LOC123697570 → MNAALLGRIPQEGTGTCGAGESLPQRLRCGSPSYSGAGIIPLGHVPRGSQSKQKKSPPSTLTVDFCNIRGLHTNLNAVHYHLETAKPALLFLTETQISTPADVSYLTYPGFKLEHTFAPRAGVCAYVREDICCRRLGTLEGEDLSIIWLHIDCGDHPRVYACLYRSHSGNTGTDRLFEHIQEMIDTLLVQFPSAELVVLGDFNAHHVEWLGSRTTDHAGRTVHDFALAYGLTQLVSSPTRIPDVEGHTPSLLDLLLSTHPENYQVSVVAPLGSSDHCLIRSMVPLMGSKQQTPAARRRVWHYKSADWDGMRGFFASYPWGPVCFSSEDPNACAESITDVVLQGMELFVPYSVVPVGGRSKPWFGRSCNMASRQKQELFQAWVAATACRDPSVGLIRKKYNSASRSYKREIARAKSSYIGALGDRLARLPSGTRAFWSLAKAIQGNFCRSSFPPLHKDEDSLAHSAKEKAELLGALFARNSTLNDRGKTPPTIPRCNHSMADIRFTQRAVRNALFSLDIHKSTGPDGVSPIVLRTCAPELAPVVTRLFRLSYAKGIVPNSWKTALVHPIPKKGDRSNPSNYRPIAITSLLSK, encoded by the coding sequence ATGAACGCGGCATTATTAGGCAGAATACCCCAGGAGGGTACCGGCACCTGCGGTGCAGGAGAATCCCTCCCGCAGCGCCTGCGCTGCGGCAGCCCGTCGTATTCTGGGGCGGGCATAATTCCGCTCGGTCATGTGCCAAGGGGTTCgcagagcaagcaaaaaaaATCACCCCCCTCCACTCTCACGGTGGACTTTTGTAACATACGGGGGCTGCACACTAACTTAAACGCCGTCCACTACCATCTTGAGACGGCTAAGCCGGCCTTGCTCTTCCTGACTGAGACTCAGATATCAACTCCGGCCGACGTATCTTATCTCACATACCCTGGTTTTAAGCTGGAGCATACTTTTGCACCGCGTGCCGGGGTATGCGCATACGTTAGGGAGGATATCTGTTGTCGACGTCTTGGCACCCTTGAAGGTGAGGATCTGTCTATTATCTGGCTGCATATTGACTGCGGCGACCACCCTCGCGTCTATGCTTGCCTGTACAGATCCCACAGCGGGAATACTGGTACCGACCGATTATTTGAGCACATCCAAGAGATGATCGACACCTTGCTTGTACAGTTCCCTTCTGCAGAGCTCGTGGTTTTAGGCGATTTCAATGCCCACCACGTTGAATGGCTCGGGTCGCGTACAACTGACCACGCGGGACGAACTGTACACGATTTTGCTCTAGCCTATGGCCTAACACAGCTGGTCTCATCGCCTACGCGAATACCGGATGTGGAGGGCCATACTCCCTCTCTTTTGGATCTTCTGCTGAGCACACATCCCGAGAACTATCAGGTCTCCGTCGTGGCCCCACTGGGGTCATCAGACCATTGCCTGATACGGAGTATGGTGCCACTTATGGGCTCGAAACAGCAGACACCTGCAGCTCGACGCCGTGTGTGGCACTACAAGTCGGCAGACTGGGACGGAATGCGTGGTTTTTTCGCTTCCTACCCATGGGGGCCTGTTTGCTTCTCCTCGGAGGATCCCAACGCTTGTGCTGAGTCTATCACTGACGTGGTACTGCAGGGTATGGAACTATTTGTGCCATACTCTGTTGTGCCCGTTGGTGGTAGATCTAAGCCTTGGTTTGGACGTTCCTGTAACATGGCGTCTCGTCAGAAACAGGAACTTTTTCAAGCCTGGGTTGCAGCAACGGCGTGTCGCGATCCAAGCGTTGGTCTCATCAGGAAGAAGTACAACTCTGCCTCCAGATCCTACAAGAGAGAAATCGCTAGGGCTAAATCCAGTTATATTGGTGCACTTGGCGATAGACTAGCGCGACTTCCTTCGGGAACACGGGCGTTTTGGTCCCTCGCCAAAGCCATCCAAGGTAACTTCTGTCGTTCATCCTTTCCTCCTTTGCACAAGGACGAAGACTCTCTGGCCCATTCCGCTAAAGAGAAAGCCGAACTCCTGGGCGCTCTCTTTGCTAGGAACTCGACTCTTAATGACAGGGGAAAGACACCGCCTACCATCCCGCGGTGCAACCATTCAATGGCGGATATACGTTTCACACAACGTGCCGTTCGAAACGCTCTCTTTTCCCTTGACATCCATAAGTCGACAGGGCCGGATGGAGTCTCCCCTATTGTGCTTAGGACATGTGCTCCTGAGTTGGCACCGGTTGTAACGCGTCTTTTTCGGCTCTCTTACGCCAAAGGAATCGTTCCGAACTCGTGGAAGACTGCTCTTGTCCACCCAATCCCTAAAAAAGGCGATCGCTCAAATCCGTCTAACTACAGACCGATCGCCATCACCTCTTTACTCTCCAAATAA